One window of the bacterium genome contains the following:
- a CDS encoding protein-L-isoaspartate O-methyltransferase, producing GQTISAPSTVARMTALVNAPDKSRVLEIGAGSGYQAAVLGAMGYIVYSVERHAQLARQAAERIADLGLLNVSIKHFDGTYGWAANAPYRAIVVTAAGPEVPVPLLRQLEEVARLVMPLARGAEQRLVSIERDGARLRETDHGAVDFVPLIGRYGFAADGAAKR from the coding sequence CGGGCAGACGATCAGCGCCCCCTCGACCGTGGCCCGCATGACGGCGCTCGTGAACGCGCCCGACAAGAGCCGGGTGCTGGAGATCGGCGCCGGGAGCGGCTATCAGGCCGCGGTGCTCGGGGCGATGGGCTACATCGTCTATTCGGTCGAGCGGCACGCGCAGCTCGCGCGTCAGGCGGCGGAGCGGATCGCCGACCTCGGCCTGCTGAACGTCTCGATCAAGCACTTCGACGGCACGTACGGCTGGGCGGCCAACGCCCCGTACCGCGCGATCGTCGTCACCGCCGCGGGGCCCGAGGTGCCGGTGCCGCTGCTGCGGCAGCTCGAGGAGGTCGCCCGCTTGGTGATGCCGCTCGCGCGCGGCGCCGAGCAGCGGCTGGTCTCGATCGAGCGCGACGGCGCGCGTCTCCGCGAGACCGACCACGGCGCCGTGGACTTCGTCCCGCTGATCGGGCGCTACGGCTTCGCCGCCGACGGCGCGGCGAAGCGCTGA